A single Pseudodesulfovibrio aespoeensis Aspo-2 DNA region contains:
- a CDS encoding heme lyase CcmF/NrfE family subunit — MHLTGYVALLFSLLAFLFLAAWAGFAAWNRKDEALVLIERGQLLAAGGVVFSSLLLLVALVTRDYSFSYVYDTVDNALSFVYTLTAFWGGREGSLLFWELLIALSGVVFVYTPGYKTLAPRTRLFFWMFFLTVQGFFLLLLTGWSNPFIEIIPAPGDGRGLNPLLRNPGMIFHPPLLFLGFAGYTIPAACALAASIAGEEKSWVSVCRNWNILSWVFLTAGIVLGGWWSYMELGWGGYWAWDPVENASLIPWFAGTAVLHTAIIEARRNALQRTNVFLMSLTFLLCIFSTYLTRSGVIESLHTFGESGVSVPLFWSMVFWFALTILVVFVSERHTHRSLSDFLSRQGLLVITAWFLLALGMVVMLGTMWPVVSRLWTEQPMGLDANFYNRVCLPFMAVLVLLFCYCPWLGWKGGLRDTKGFIVVTVALVASLAGFFAMGVTKPLAAFTAAASVAAMVSIVTLFVLNPAMRASRQSWGAYGIHLGLVLMALGIAFSGPYKVESEIVLAEGETAVIDGYEVKYLSVFEDATPELKARATTTLEVSKDGVVLGQMRPDKRIYTNFERQQFAEVATIFSLGDEVYATLLGFTEDHKASFKISVNPLVNWIWIGGTILCLMPLLVLRRAGRPGAAL, encoded by the coding sequence ATGCATCTGACCGGTTACGTGGCCCTGCTGTTTTCCCTTCTGGCGTTCCTCTTTCTCGCCGCCTGGGCCGGTTTCGCCGCCTGGAACAGGAAGGATGAGGCCCTGGTCCTGATCGAGCGCGGCCAGCTCCTGGCCGCGGGGGGTGTGGTTTTTTCCTCCCTGCTGCTGCTCGTGGCCCTGGTCACCCGCGACTACTCCTTCAGCTACGTCTACGACACCGTGGACAACGCCCTCTCCTTTGTCTACACCCTGACCGCCTTCTGGGGTGGCCGCGAGGGATCGCTGCTCTTCTGGGAACTGCTTATCGCCCTGTCGGGCGTCGTTTTTGTCTACACGCCCGGCTACAAGACCCTGGCGCCGAGGACGCGGCTCTTCTTCTGGATGTTTTTCCTGACCGTGCAGGGGTTCTTCCTGCTCCTGCTGACCGGGTGGAGCAACCCCTTCATCGAGATCATTCCCGCGCCCGGCGATGGCCGCGGCCTCAACCCGCTGCTGCGCAACCCGGGCATGATATTCCATCCGCCGCTCCTGTTCCTCGGCTTTGCCGGGTACACCATCCCGGCCGCCTGCGCCCTGGCCGCCAGCATCGCGGGCGAGGAGAAATCCTGGGTTTCGGTCTGTCGCAACTGGAACATCCTGTCCTGGGTCTTCCTGACCGCTGGCATCGTGTTGGGCGGCTGGTGGTCGTACATGGAGCTCGGCTGGGGCGGCTACTGGGCCTGGGATCCGGTCGAGAACGCCTCGCTCATCCCCTGGTTCGCGGGTACCGCGGTCCTGCACACGGCCATCATCGAGGCCCGGCGCAACGCCCTGCAGCGGACCAACGTCTTCCTGATGTCGCTGACCTTCCTGCTGTGCATCTTCTCCACCTACCTGACCCGTTCGGGCGTCATCGAATCCCTGCACACCTTTGGCGAGTCGGGCGTGTCCGTCCCCCTGTTCTGGTCCATGGTCTTCTGGTTCGCGCTGACGATCCTGGTGGTCTTTGTCAGCGAGCGGCACACCCACCGCTCCCTGTCGGACTTCCTGAGCCGCCAGGGGCTGCTGGTCATCACGGCCTGGTTTCTGCTGGCCCTGGGCATGGTCGTGATGCTGGGCACCATGTGGCCGGTCGTCAGCCGGTTGTGGACCGAGCAGCCCATGGGGCTTGACGCCAACTTCTACAACCGCGTCTGCCTGCCCTTCATGGCCGTGCTGGTGCTGCTGTTCTGCTACTGCCCCTGGCTGGGGTGGAAGGGCGGCCTGCGCGACACCAAGGGGTTCATCGTGGTGACCGTGGCCCTGGTCGCCTCCCTGGCCGGATTCTTTGCCATGGGCGTGACCAAGCCGCTGGCGGCCTTTACCGCCGCCGCATCCGTGGCAGCCATGGTCAGCATCGTCACCCTCTTTGTCCTGAATCCGGCCATGCGGGCCTCGCGTCAGTCGTGGGGAGCCTACGGCATCCACCTGGGCCTTGTGCTCATGGCCCTGGGCATCGCCTTTTCCGGCCCCTACAAGGTGGAGAGCGAGATCGTCCTGGCCGAGGGCGAGACTGCGGTCATCGACGGGTACGAGGTCAAGTATCTGAGCGTGTTCGAGGATGCCACCCCGGAGCTCAAGGCGCGGGCCACGACAACGCTTGAGGTCTCCAAAGACGGGGTAGTGCTGGGACAGATGCGGCCCGACAAGCGCATCTACACCAACTTCGAGCGGCAGCAGTTCGCCGAGGTGGCCACCATCTTCAGCCTGGGCGACGAGGTGTACGCCACGCTGCTCGGCTTCACAGAGGACCACAAGGCGAGCTTCAAGATCAGCGTCAACCCGCTGGTCAACTGGATCTGGATCGGCGGCACCATCCTGTGCCTCATGCCCCTGCTGGTGCTCAGGCGGGCAGGGCGTCCGGGGGCGGCCCTGTAA
- a CDS encoding FKBP-type peptidyl-prolyl cis-trans isomerase gives MTAKKGSTVKVHYTGTLKEDGSQFDSSQGRDPLQFTLGQGMVIAGFEKAVIGKSVGDTVTVEIPPEEGYGEANDQLVFQVRREQLPPHVELEEGVMLEIRTEDGSPAYVRIANFDDALVTLDGNHPLAGQTLVFEIEVVELT, from the coding sequence ATGACCGCCAAGAAAGGCAGCACCGTCAAGGTCCACTACACCGGCACCCTCAAAGAGGACGGCAGCCAGTTCGACTCCAGCCAGGGACGTGATCCCCTCCAGTTCACCCTGGGCCAGGGCATGGTCATCGCCGGATTCGAGAAGGCGGTCATCGGCAAGTCTGTCGGCGACACCGTGACCGTGGAAATCCCGCCCGAGGAAGGTTACGGCGAAGCCAACGACCAGCTGGTTTTCCAGGTGCGCCGCGAGCAGCTGCCGCCCCATGTGGAGCTTGAGGAAGGCGTCATGCTGGAAATCCGCACCGAGGACGGCAGCCCGGCCTATGTCCGGATCGCCAACTTCGACGACGCCCTGGTCACCCTCGACGGCAACCACCCGCTGGCCGGACAAACCCTGGTGTTTGAAATCGAGGTTGTTGAACTCACCTGA
- the nadD gene encoding nicotinate (nicotinamide) nucleotide adenylyltransferase, with product MKIGILGGSFNPVHVGHVRAAIEVLERLGLSRVELVPAKQPPHKDGADILPFDLRMELIAAAIEGVPGLGSNPLEGERPGPSFTCDTLNCYRVEQPESEITFIVGASTFLDLAKWRRGPEIPGMASLAVVNRWEAADKVAGFIADQWPDAVREGDDAWTFSGGHTLRVLDIPRLDIKGGHIRRRWLESRSLRYLVPPGVETLLEERADMVEQYWGKRV from the coding sequence ATGAAGATCGGCATTCTCGGCGGCAGCTTCAACCCTGTGCATGTGGGCCATGTGCGCGCGGCCATTGAAGTTCTGGAGCGGCTTGGGCTGAGCCGGGTGGAGCTGGTCCCGGCCAAGCAGCCGCCCCACAAGGACGGGGCGGACATCCTGCCCTTTGACCTGCGCATGGAGCTTATCGCCGCGGCCATCGAGGGCGTGCCCGGCCTGGGCTCCAATCCGCTGGAGGGCGAGCGCCCAGGCCCGTCCTTCACCTGCGACACCCTCAACTGCTACCGCGTGGAGCAGCCCGAATCTGAAATTACTTTCATCGTGGGCGCGTCCACCTTTCTCGATCTGGCCAAATGGCGGCGCGGGCCGGAGATTCCGGGCATGGCCTCCCTGGCCGTGGTCAACCGCTGGGAGGCTGCCGACAAGGTGGCCGGGTTCATCGCCGACCAGTGGCCCGACGCAGTGCGCGAGGGGGATGACGCCTGGACCTTTTCCGGCGGCCACACCCTCCGCGTGCTGGACATCCCCCGCCTCGACATCAAGGGCGGGCACATCCGCCGCCGCTGGCTGGAGAGCCGCTCGCTGCGCTATCTGGTGCCGCCGGGCGTGGAAACCCTGCTCGAAGAGCGGGCCGACATGGTGGAGCAGTACTGGGGCAAACGCGTCTGA
- a CDS encoding hemolysin family protein yields MIELVLAVGVAVFVSMFCSVAEAALYSMSWSDIEKLMTSGSKSAKILHKLRTKVDEPITAILTLNTCAHTAGAAVAGWAWANVYGKETLWLFTLGFTVIILVFTEILPKTLGIMYSDRIAPPLARPLTAMVWVFRPVITVMRLLSKFVSRKKEGPDHTEDDIRAIVSLTRRSGSIKPYEEQSIRNILLLDLKTVEEIMTPRTVVFSLPAELTVAQARQQHPEWPHSRIPVWADNPEDIVGVVYRRQVLEALADDHDDMRLSDLMRPVRFVLESITLDKLLVKFLGSRNHLCVVLDEYGGVAGVVTLEDVLEEILGSEIVDETDRVVDMREFARTQRSELTGGGDETKDT; encoded by the coding sequence ATGATCGAACTCGTGCTCGCGGTCGGCGTGGCCGTATTCGTCTCCATGTTTTGTTCCGTGGCCGAGGCCGCGCTCTATTCCATGAGCTGGTCGGATATCGAAAAGCTCATGACATCGGGCAGCAAGTCGGCCAAGATATTGCACAAGCTGCGGACCAAGGTGGACGAGCCCATCACGGCCATCCTGACGCTGAACACATGCGCCCATACGGCGGGCGCGGCTGTGGCGGGCTGGGCCTGGGCCAATGTCTACGGCAAGGAGACGCTTTGGCTCTTTACTTTGGGCTTCACAGTAATTATTCTCGTTTTTACGGAGATACTGCCCAAGACCCTTGGCATCATGTACAGCGACCGCATCGCTCCGCCCCTGGCCAGGCCGCTGACGGCAATGGTCTGGGTGTTCAGGCCGGTCATCACCGTCATGCGGCTGCTCTCCAAGTTCGTGAGCCGCAAGAAGGAGGGGCCGGATCATACCGAGGACGACATCCGGGCCATTGTCTCGCTGACCCGGCGGTCCGGTTCCATCAAGCCGTATGAGGAGCAGTCCATCCGCAACATCCTGCTGCTGGACTTGAAGACGGTGGAGGAAATCATGACGCCGCGCACCGTGGTCTTCTCGCTCCCGGCGGAGCTGACCGTGGCCCAGGCGCGGCAACAGCACCCGGAGTGGCCGCACAGCCGCATCCCGGTCTGGGCCGACAACCCAGAGGACATCGTGGGCGTGGTCTACCGCCGGCAGGTGCTTGAGGCCCTGGCCGACGACCATGACGACATGCGGCTTTCTGACCTGATGCGCCCGGTGCGGTTCGTGCTTGAGAGCATCACGCTGGACAAGCTCCTGGTGAAGTTCCTGGGCAGCCGCAACCACCTTTGCGTGGTGCTCGACGAATACGGCGGGGTGGCTGGCGTGGTGACCCTGGAGGACGTGCTGGAGGAAATTCTCGGCAGTGAAATAGTTGACGAGACCGACCGGGTGGTGGATATGCGGGAATTCGCGCGCACCCAGCGAAGTGAGCTGACCGGGGGCGGCGACGAGACCAAGGATACATAG
- a CDS encoding MlaA family lipoprotein has product MRRLAILLAVSALALLLCGCGATATKRVEPSLNLEPTDFRTEVNRWPDPKANDLDFMEVYDPWEPMNRHIYDFNAGLDAYVLLPAVEVYKTVLPGPARKGVSNVINNLNELPVLFNCLLQGKMKKGAITTSRFFINSTFGVLGLMDVASGAEHLKRQEEDVGQTLGFWGVGNGPYFVMPAFGPSNVRDTVGFGGDFLLLYLEMKEIYRLAGVKNTWDVSVAELVIRSLNRRASVPFRYHETGSPFEYEMVRYVYTKKRELDIQR; this is encoded by the coding sequence ATGCGGCGCCTTGCGATCCTCCTGGCCGTTTCGGCCCTGGCCCTGCTCCTTTGCGGCTGCGGCGCAACCGCGACCAAGCGGGTGGAGCCGTCCCTGAACCTTGAGCCCACGGATTTTCGCACCGAGGTCAACCGCTGGCCCGACCCCAAGGCCAACGACCTGGATTTCATGGAGGTCTACGATCCCTGGGAGCCGATGAACCGGCACATCTACGACTTCAACGCCGGGCTCGACGCCTATGTGCTGCTGCCCGCGGTGGAGGTGTACAAGACCGTGCTCCCCGGCCCGGCCAGAAAGGGCGTCTCCAACGTCATCAACAATCTCAATGAACTGCCGGTCCTGTTCAACTGCCTGCTCCAAGGCAAAATGAAGAAGGGGGCCATCACCACCTCGCGCTTTTTCATCAACTCCACCTTTGGCGTGCTCGGGCTCATGGACGTGGCCTCCGGGGCCGAGCACCTCAAGCGGCAGGAAGAGGACGTGGGCCAGACCCTGGGCTTCTGGGGCGTGGGCAATGGTCCGTATTTCGTCATGCCCGCCTTTGGTCCGTCCAATGTGCGCGACACGGTCGGGTTCGGCGGCGATTTCCTGCTCCTGTATCTTGAAATGAAGGAAATCTACCGGCTGGCCGGGGTCAAGAACACCTGGGACGTGTCCGTGGCCGAATTGGTCATCCGCTCCCTCAACCGCCGGGCCAGTGTCCCCTTCCGCTATCACGAGACCGGATCGCCCTTTGAGTACGAGATGGTCCGCTACGTCTACACCAAGAAGCGAGAGCTGGACATCCAGCGCTGA
- a CDS encoding cytochrome c maturation protein CcmE produces MAKKTNKGVYVVALALFLGGLSYLIVSGLTQDSVYFLNVSEALAMESGEVRQARLFGKVSPDGLVLDADNLGASFDLIDKIDPTKTLRVEYRGALPDTFKEDVEVIVEGGLDPDSTVFKARTLVTKCPSKYEEESREMEQRKG; encoded by the coding sequence ATGGCGAAAAAGACGAACAAGGGCGTGTATGTGGTGGCCCTGGCGCTCTTTCTGGGCGGGCTGAGCTATCTCATAGTCTCCGGGCTGACCCAGGACAGCGTGTACTTTCTCAACGTGTCCGAGGCGTTGGCCATGGAGAGCGGCGAGGTCCGGCAGGCGCGCCTGTTCGGCAAGGTTTCGCCCGACGGCCTGGTGCTCGACGCGGACAACCTCGGCGCATCTTTTGATCTCATCGACAAGATTGATCCGACCAAGACCCTGCGCGTGGAGTATCGGGGCGCGTTGCCCGACACCTTCAAGGAGGACGTGGAGGTCATTGTCGAGGGCGGTCTCGACCCGGACTCCACGGTCTTCAAGGCCAGGACGCTGGTGACCAAGTGCCCGTCCAAGTACGAGGAGGAGAGCCGGGAGATGGAGCAGCGCAAGGGGTGA
- a CDS encoding glycosyltransferase family 9 protein produces the protein MSQPSNARPRIVFRLSHLGDVALTTGVLTHWHATHGETFIFITRSASAPLLDHHPAVTRVIGLDDAALKEHWPATARALAGEFAGHELIDLHGTLRSRVLSLLWRGPVRRSPKFGLARRLFSLTRSASLRHTLEATTVPQRYAMARDPEPPEAALLIPRIHLTEAEQTGAAARLKGFNTRKPRIALHPYATHPAKQWPRQNWLGLTALLAGSGLDWFVVGRDPAPLLPGNKRDFTNATDLRETCALMEQADLLVTGDSGPMHLASGVGTPVAALFGPTTRAWGFYPAGPLDRVIEADLDCRPCSLHGGKACAKTHQCLVATEPEAVMTVIRDMLARIRPDRTNPA, from the coding sequence ATGAGCCAACCCAGCAACGCCAGACCAAGAATCGTGTTCCGCCTGAGCCACCTCGGCGACGTGGCCCTGACCACCGGCGTCCTGACCCACTGGCACGCGACTCACGGCGAAACCTTCATTTTCATCACCCGCTCAGCCAGTGCGCCGCTGCTCGACCACCACCCGGCGGTGACGCGCGTCATCGGTCTGGACGATGCGGCCCTCAAGGAGCACTGGCCTGCCACGGCCCGCGCTCTGGCCGGAGAATTCGCCGGGCATGAACTCATCGACCTGCACGGCACCCTGCGCTCGCGCGTCCTCTCGCTGCTCTGGCGCGGCCCGGTGCGCCGCTCCCCAAAATTCGGGCTGGCCCGCCGCCTCTTCAGCCTCACCCGCTCGGCTTCGCTACGCCACACCCTCGAAGCCACCACCGTGCCCCAGCGCTACGCCATGGCCCGCGACCCGGAGCCGCCCGAGGCCGCGCTCCTTATCCCGCGCATCCACCTGACCGAGGCCGAACAAACCGGGGCCGCCGCCCGCCTGAAAGGCTTCAACACCCGCAAGCCGCGCATCGCCCTGCACCCCTACGCCACCCACCCGGCCAAGCAATGGCCGCGACAAAACTGGCTGGGGCTGACCGCGCTCCTGGCCGGGTCAGGTCTGGACTGGTTCGTGGTCGGGCGCGACCCGGCCCCGCTGCTGCCCGGCAACAAGCGCGACTTCACCAACGCCACGGATCTGCGCGAGACCTGCGCCCTGATGGAACAGGCGGACCTGCTGGTCACAGGAGATTCCGGCCCCATGCATCTGGCCAGCGGCGTGGGCACGCCCGTGGCCGCCCTGTTCGGCCCCACCACCCGCGCCTGGGGCTTCTACCCCGCCGGGCCGCTGGACCGCGTCATCGAAGCTGACCTCGACTGCCGCCCCTGCTCCCTGCACGGCGGCAAGGCCTGCGCCAAAACCCACCAATGCCTCGTCGCCACCGAACCCGAAGCGGTCATGACCGTGATCCGCGACATGCTCGCACGCATCCGGCCCGACAGGACCAACCCGGCCTGA
- a CDS encoding ABC transporter ATP-binding protein: protein MVPAGGETLLTVKRAAKFFGSKLVFKEVSCEVRAGEIMLVAGPNGAGKSTLMRMMAGLSRPSAGEVVLHVQPERMAYLGHATFIYPGMTALANLGFWGTMYGLNPSRDALLALLARVGLERAAEEKAGSFSRGMAQRLNLARVYLVEPSLLFLDEPGTGLDPRSLALLRREIAGLRDRGTGVVWISHHVREDTALADTVLALGGRRVEYCGPAADYAMEAEAC, encoded by the coding sequence ATGGTCCCGGCTGGTGGCGAAACGCTCCTGACCGTGAAGCGGGCGGCCAAGTTCTTTGGCAGCAAGCTCGTCTTCAAGGAGGTTTCCTGCGAGGTCCGCGCCGGCGAGATCATGCTGGTGGCCGGGCCCAACGGCGCGGGCAAATCCACTCTCATGCGCATGATGGCCGGGCTTTCCAGGCCGTCGGCGGGCGAGGTGGTCCTGCACGTTCAGCCGGAGCGCATGGCCTATCTCGGCCACGCCACCTTCATCTATCCCGGCATGACCGCCCTGGCCAATCTTGGCTTCTGGGGGACCATGTACGGCCTGAATCCGTCGCGCGACGCGCTGCTGGCCCTGCTGGCCCGGGTGGGCCTGGAGCGGGCGGCAGAGGAAAAGGCCGGGTCATTCTCGCGCGGCATGGCCCAGCGGCTCAATCTGGCCCGGGTCTATCTGGTGGAGCCGTCGCTGCTCTTTCTGGACGAGCCGGGCACCGGGCTTGACCCGCGCTCCCTGGCCCTGCTGCGGCGCGAGATCGCCGGGCTGCGCGACCGGGGCACGGGCGTGGTCTGGATCAGCCACCATGTACGCGAGGACACGGCCCTGGCCGACACGGTCCTCGCCCTGGGCGGGCGCAGGGTCGAGTACTGCGGACCCGCCGCCGACTACGCCATGGAGGCCGAGGCATGCTGA
- a CDS encoding pyridoxal phosphate-dependent aminotransferase, which translates to MHISKRCCGMTPFLVMEILEAAQAMERAGRSVIHLEVGEPDFDTPDCVKRAACRALDNGHTHYTHSLGLLELREAISEDYRKRYGVTVDPANIAITQGTSPAMLAVFSAILEAGDKVVTSDPCYACYDNFITFAGAEPVKVPVSEDDAFQYRVSAIQAALDDKVRAILINSPANPTGSLLPAERMRAIAELAEEKNLWIVSDEIYHGLVYEGQEHSILEYTDRAFVFNGFSKLYAMTGWRLGYVIAPPAFIRTLQTVCQNFFISANAMSQWAGLAALKEAGPDVARMVATYDKRRIYILDRLKAMGFVIRHDPTGAFYVLVNMRRLAAKFDGSSLKLAYDILDKTGVGVTPGIDFGQNAEGFIRFSYANSLANIAEAMDRLEQYLKEHHAG; encoded by the coding sequence ATGCACATATCCAAGCGCTGTTGCGGGATGACCCCGTTCCTGGTCATGGAAATTCTTGAGGCCGCCCAGGCCATGGAGCGGGCCGGGCGGTCGGTCATCCACCTGGAGGTGGGCGAGCCGGACTTTGACACGCCCGACTGCGTCAAGCGCGCCGCCTGCCGGGCGCTGGACAACGGCCACACCCACTACACCCACTCCCTGGGCCTGCTGGAGCTGCGCGAGGCCATCAGCGAGGACTACCGCAAGCGCTACGGCGTGACCGTGGACCCGGCCAACATCGCCATCACCCAGGGCACCAGCCCGGCCATGCTCGCAGTCTTCTCGGCCATCCTCGAAGCGGGCGACAAGGTGGTCACCTCAGACCCGTGCTATGCCTGCTACGACAACTTCATCACCTTTGCCGGGGCCGAGCCGGTCAAGGTTCCGGTCAGCGAGGACGACGCCTTCCAGTACCGCGTGTCGGCCATTCAGGCGGCTCTTGATGACAAGGTCCGGGCCATCCTGATCAACTCCCCGGCCAACCCCACAGGCTCCCTGCTCCCGGCGGAACGCATGCGCGCCATCGCCGAACTGGCCGAGGAGAAGAACCTGTGGATCGTCTCGGACGAGATCTACCACGGACTGGTCTACGAGGGGCAGGAGCACTCCATCCTCGAATACACGGACCGCGCCTTTGTCTTCAACGGGTTTTCCAAACTCTACGCCATGACCGGCTGGCGGCTGGGCTATGTCATTGCCCCGCCCGCCTTCATCCGCACCTTGCAGACCGTCTGCCAGAATTTCTTCATCTCGGCCAACGCCATGTCCCAGTGGGCCGGGCTGGCCGCGCTCAAGGAGGCCGGGCCGGACGTGGCCCGCATGGTGGCCACCTACGACAAACGGCGCATCTACATCCTTGACCGGCTCAAGGCTATGGGGTTCGTCATCAGGCACGATCCCACGGGCGCGTTCTACGTGCTCGTGAACATGCGCCGTCTGGCGGCAAAGTTCGACGGCTCGTCCCTCAAACTCGCCTATGACATCCTGGACAAGACCGGCGTGGGGGTGACGCCGGGCATCGACTTCGGCCAGAACGCCGAGGGATTCATCCGCTTCTCCTACGCCAATTCCCTGGCAAACATCGCCGAGGCAATGGACCGGCTGGAGCAATATCTCAAGGAACACCACGCGGGCTGA
- a CDS encoding site-2 protease family protein, with protein sequence MFDLFSPERLQQYAILAPGLLIALVCHEVAHGYVAYLLGDPTAKSQGRLTLNPLKHLDPLGTLAFFVVHFGWAKPVPVNAGYFKNPRQGMLLTAIAGPLTNFILAAAFATIIHILVSLEFTPGGLSEKIIVPTYLMAQAGVFVNLILGIFNLLPIPPLDGSNVVAYFLPPRMANTYMSLSRYGFIILIGLILMGRFSGYSLVGQVILPMVHAGVRILGVTM encoded by the coding sequence ATGTTCGATCTCTTCTCCCCAGAACGGTTGCAGCAATACGCCATCCTTGCGCCCGGACTGCTCATTGCCCTGGTCTGCCACGAGGTGGCCCACGGGTATGTGGCCTATCTGCTGGGCGATCCCACGGCCAAATCCCAGGGGCGGCTGACCCTCAACCCGCTCAAGCACCTCGACCCGCTGGGCACCCTGGCCTTCTTTGTCGTCCATTTCGGCTGGGCCAAGCCGGTGCCGGTCAATGCGGGCTATTTCAAAAACCCGCGCCAGGGCATGCTGCTCACGGCCATTGCCGGGCCGCTCACCAATTTCATCCTGGCCGCGGCCTTTGCCACCATCATCCACATCCTGGTGAGCCTTGAATTCACCCCCGGCGGACTGTCCGAAAAGATCATCGTGCCCACCTACCTCATGGCCCAGGCGGGCGTGTTCGTGAACCTGATCCTCGGCATCTTCAACCTGCTGCCCATCCCGCCCCTGGACGGCAGCAACGTGGTGGCCTACTTTCTCCCGCCGCGCATGGCCAATACCTACATGTCCCTCAGCCGCTACGGATTCATCATCCTGATCGGCCTCATTCTTATGGGCAGGTTCTCCGGCTACAGCCTCGTCGGCCAAGTCATCCTCCCCATGGTCCACGCCGGGGTCCGAATCCTCGGCGTAACCATGTAA
- the trpS gene encoding tryptophan--tRNA ligase, translating to MSERQRILSGMRPTGPLHLGHYFGVIANWLKLQEEYDCYFFVADWHALTSEYADARRVKGFIPGLVKDWIAAGLDPDKCVIFQQSMIKEHAELYLYLSMYTPLGWLERCPTFKEMNAELSQKDLNTHGFLGYPVLMAADILMYKPCAVPVGRDQLPHLELTREIARRFNHLTGSEALPEPADLLTEEAKLPGLDGRKMSKSYGNSIMLSEPIEEIAPKVRGMKTDERRQRKSDPGDPDVCNLYPYHKLLTDPARLPEICEGCRSATWGCVDCKKVLMESLERFLTPLQERRATCTDERVAEILSAGNEKARAFASKTMDELRSILNY from the coding sequence ATGAGCGAAAGACAACGCATTCTCTCCGGCATGAGGCCCACCGGCCCCCTCCATCTCGGCCACTATTTCGGCGTCATCGCCAACTGGCTCAAGCTCCAGGAGGAGTACGACTGTTATTTCTTCGTGGCCGACTGGCACGCCCTGACCAGCGAATACGCCGACGCCAGACGGGTCAAGGGGTTCATCCCCGGACTGGTCAAGGACTGGATCGCCGCCGGGCTGGACCCGGACAAGTGCGTGATCTTCCAGCAGTCCATGATCAAGGAGCATGCCGAGCTGTACCTCTATCTTTCCATGTACACCCCGCTCGGCTGGCTGGAACGCTGCCCCACCTTCAAGGAAATGAACGCGGAGCTGAGCCAGAAGGACTTGAACACCCACGGATTCCTGGGCTATCCGGTGCTCATGGCCGCCGACATCCTGATGTACAAGCCGTGCGCCGTGCCCGTGGGCAGGGACCAACTGCCCCACCTGGAGCTGACGCGCGAGATCGCCCGCCGCTTCAACCACCTGACCGGCTCCGAGGCCCTGCCCGAACCCGCGGACCTGCTGACCGAGGAGGCCAAGCTGCCCGGCCTGGATGGCCGCAAGATGTCCAAGAGCTACGGCAACTCCATCATGCTCTCCGAACCCATCGAGGAGATCGCGCCCAAGGTGCGCGGCATGAAGACCGACGAACGCAGACAGCGCAAGTCCGACCCCGGCGACCCGGACGTGTGCAACCTCTACCCCTACCACAAGCTGCTGACCGACCCGGCCCGGCTGCCGGAGATTTGCGAGGGCTGCCGCAGCGCCACCTGGGGCTGTGTGGACTGCAAGAAGGTGCTCATGGAGTCCCTGGAGCGGTTCCTGACGCCCCTGCAGGAGCGGCGCGCCACCTGCACCGACGAGCGCGTGGCCGAGATACTGAGCGCTGGCAACGAGAAGGCGCGCGCCTTTGCGTCCAAAACCATGGATGAATTGCGCTCGATCCTGAACTACTAG